A stretch of Pseudobdellovibrionaceae bacterium DNA encodes these proteins:
- a CDS encoding LEA type 2 family protein → MKTSVRILLSFSAMAAMTLAVTSCSLLELAVKRPEVKLDQVRVTNPGLRDSTLMFDLNVTNPNPTTLKVDGIDYKLVLNGKQFAEGVYDQVTELPGEQTVKVSLPIKVEYARVFDSLMSALQKPESQYMLQGSARLGIFTIPFSKDGTIKWQGE, encoded by the coding sequence ATGAAAACCTCCGTTCGCATTTTGTTGAGTTTCTCGGCGATGGCCGCAATGACTTTGGCCGTGACCTCGTGCAGTCTTCTGGAGCTCGCCGTGAAACGCCCGGAAGTGAAGCTCGATCAGGTACGGGTCACCAATCCCGGTCTGCGCGACTCGACTTTGATGTTCGACCTCAATGTCACAAATCCCAATCCGACCACGCTGAAAGTGGACGGCATCGACTACAAACTCGTGCTGAATGGAAAACAGTTCGCCGAAGGCGTCTACGACCAAGTCACGGAGCTTCCCGGAGAGCAGACGGTGAAGGTCTCGCTGCCGATCAAAGTGGAATACGCCCGCGTTTTCGATTCGCTGATGAGCGCGCTGCAAAAGCCGGAATCGCAGTACATGCTGCAAGGCTCGGCGCGCTTGGGGATTTTCACGATTCCGTTTAGTAAAGACGGAACCATCAAATGGCAGGGCGAGTAG